A segment of the Panacibacter ginsenosidivorans genome:
GTGGATTGAGTTTGGTGATACATCCTTTGAATCCAATGGTGCCAACAGTGCATTGTAATTATCGTATGTTTGAATTATACAACGAACGGGGCGATGTGCTTGACCGGTGGTTTGGTGGCGGGACGGATCTTACGCCATATTATTTGTTTGAGGAGGATGCCATACATTTTCACAGGACTTATAAGAATGCATGCGATAAATTTGACGCATCATTTTACACGCAGTTCAAAGAAACTTGTGATAACTATTTCGTGAACTGGCATCGCGATAAAGAGCGTAGAGGTATTGGCGGAATTTTCTACGATTATAAAAGACCGGACGCAAAACAGGATATTCAATTCTGGATGGACCTTGCAAAAGCGTGTGGCTATGGTTTTATTGATGCTTATGTGCCCATTGTTGAAAGAAGAAAAAATCTTGCTTATACTGATGCACAAAAACATTGGCAGGAAATAAGAAGAGGCAGATATGTTGAGTTTAACCTGGTGCATGATCGTGGTACTTTGTTTGGTTTAAAAACAAACGGACGTATAGAAAGCATATTGATGAGTTTACCGCCAACAGTGCGTTTTGAATATAATTATCAGCCAACGCCAGGAAGCGAAGAAGATAAATTATTGCAGGCTTGTCTGCATCCACGTGACTGGTTAAAAGAAGACGAAGAAGCTACAATTGTGTGGGCAAAAAAATCTAACACTTGTTGATCTAAAAATATTTTATGTATCTACAGAGAAGAAATAGAATACTTCGTAAGTCGGCTCCGGTACGTTCGCTTGTTTCAGAAACAACACTAACGCCAAACGATTTTATTGTTCCTTTATTTATTGATGAAGGTGAAAATGTAAAGACAGAAATTGCTTCGATGCCTGGCTATTATCGCAACAGTCTTGATGTTACGGTTAAAGAAGTAAAAGAATTATGGAGCATGGGTTTAAAGTGTGTGTTGCTTTTTGTAAAAGCAAAAGATGAATTAAAAGATAACACCGGTAAAGAGGCATGGAATGCAGACGGTTTAATGCAGCGAAGTATTAAAGCTATAAAAGATACCTGCCCTGAAATGGTTGTTATGACTGATGTTGCGCTTGATCCATATTCTTCTTATGGTCACGATGGCATTGTAAAAGATGGTGAGATCGTTAACGATGAAACGGTTGATGCATTGGTGAAGATGAGTGTTAGTCATGCTGTTGCAGGTGCAGATTTTGTTGCACCAAGTGATATGATGGATGGTCGCATTGGTGCTATTCGTGAAGGTCTTGAAGAGAGTGGTTTTACAAAAGTTGGTATCATGGCTTACAGCGCAAAATATGCTTCGTGTTTTTATGGTCCGTTTAGAGATGCGCTGGATAGTGCGCCTGGCTTTGGTGATAAAAAAACATACCAGATGAATTATGCCAATCGCCTTGAAGCAATCAAAGAAACGTTGCAGGATGTGGAAGAAGGTGCAGATATCGTTATGGTAAAACCTGCGCTTGCTTATCTTGATATAATTCGTGAAGTAAAGAATGCGGTCAATGTTCCGGTAAGTGCCTACAACATCAGCGGTGAATATGCTATGATAAAAGCAGCAGCAAAAATGGGATGGATAGATGAGAACAAAGCGATCATCGAAACACTAACTTCAATGAAACGTGCAGGTGCGGATTTGATCGCAACATATTTTGCAAAAGACGCGGTGATGTTGTTGGGATAATTTTATGAACTAAACTTATTGCTACTATTGAGCTTTCGTTGTGTCACTCACTTGTACTGCACAATTCTATTCAACAAAAATTACGATCATGTTTATAATTGAATTAACATACAAAGTGCCGCTTGCCGAAGCAGATACACATATGGCATCACATATTGAGTTCCTTGAAAAATATTATAAGTCGGGCCACTTTATTGCCTCAGGCAGAAAAGAACCAAGAGATGGTGGAATTATTTTTGCAAAAGCATCAGGCAGGAAAAGAGTAGAAGAAATTATTGCAGAAGATCCTTTTAATAAACTAGGCATTGCAGATTACCGCATCATAGAATTTAAGGCAACAAAAAAAGTAAAAGCTTATGATGCTTTTGGAGGAGAAGAAGAATAATCATGAACATTTCAAATAGCAAGCAACTATTCGAACGCGCCCAGCACTCAATTCCCGGAGGTGTAAATTCACCGGTACGTGCATTTAAAAGTGTAGGCGGAACGCCATTGTTTATCAAACATGCAAAAGCTGCGTATCTCTACGATGCAGATGATAATAAGTATATTGATTACATCGCTTCATGGGGACCAATGATTCTTGGTCATGCATATGAACCTGTAGTTAAGGCAATACAGGAACAAGCTGTTTATTCAACTTCATATGGTGCACCAACAGAGCTTGAAATAAAAATGGCAGAGCTTATCAAAAGCATGGTGCCAAATGTTGATCTTATAAGAATGGTTAGTAGCGGCACAGAGGCATGCATGAGTGCTATACGTGTTGCACGGGGTTATACAGGAAAGAATAAGATCATAAAGTTTGAAGGTTGTTATCATGGTCATGCAGATTCATTTTTAGTAAAAGCAGGAAGTGGCGTTGCTACATTCAATATACAAACTGTTCCCGGTGTTACTGCAGGCGTAAGTGCTGATACACTCACCTGTGCGTATAATGATCTTGCTGCAGTTGAAAGATTGGTGGAAGAAAATAAGGGAGAAGTAGCGGCAATTATTGTTGAACCTGTTGCTGGTAATATGGGTTGCATTATTCCGCAACCAGGATTTCTTGAAGGCATTCGCAAAATTTGCGATGCAGAAAATATCGTTTTCATCTTTGATGAAGTAATGAACGGTTTTCGCCTTGCACTGGGTGGCGCTCAGGAAAAACTGGGTATTGATGCGGACCTCATTACTTATGGCAAAGTAATTGGAGCTGGCATGCCCGTTGGTGCATTTGGTGGTAAGAAACATATTATGGAAGTAGTATCACCACTGGGTAGTGTGTACCAGGCTGGAACATTGAGCGGTAACCCCATTGCCATGATCGCGGGTTATACATTGCTTTCTATTTTAAAAGAGCAACCGCAACTACTAAAAGAACTTGACGATAAAACTGCTTACTTAAAAGAAGGGTTAGATAAAGTTTTGAAAGCATCAGGTACACCTTATGTTATTAATCACCTCGGTTCAATGCTTAGCATACATTTCAGCGATCATCCTGTTACAGATTTTGCAAGTGCGGCTTCTGCAAACAATGAATTGTTCAAAAAATATTTTCATGCCATGTTAGATCGTGGTGTGTATTTACCGCCATCGGCATTTGAGAGCTGGTTCCTGAATAATGCATTGACAAAAAAAGATCTTGATCATACTATAAAAGCTGCAGAAGAAAGTTTGAAAGAGATTTTGTAAGTAAAATTTATTTAACCGCAACAGGATAGTGTTTAAATAAAGCTGCTACTCCTTTATCAATGGCAGTTTGAAATTTTGAAGATTTTTCAGGAACCACATCTTCTACAGCACCTGTCCAGATCATCATGTTCTTTTTTGCATCTACGATATCAAGGGTCATGGTGCCAACCCTGTAGCGGCCTGTTTCTATCTCTTTGCTCTCCCATTTATAATTACGCTGTCCAATGTACAAAGGAGGGTCAGTCATAAGATTTGTCTCTCTTGTCTGTACCTTTTCTTTTACAACAAGTCCGATGTTTATAAGTATATCGGGGTTAGCTTCAGATCTTTCGCACCCTCTTTTTTCCAGTTCTCTTGCTATCGCATTTTGCAGCAGTAAAGTAGAAGATATGAAGTTTGCACTAATAGTATCACCGCTTGCATGCAGTTTATAAAAATCAAAAGTTTTATAATCATTGAAATCAACATTTGGTGCTGATTCTGTATTAGATACTTTGGTAGTGGAACAGGAAGTAATCAACAATGCAAAAAAGATGTATTTTTTCATAGCTAAACATTATTCAGCAATTTAAAAAAAATAACTATCACTAAGAATTGTGAATTGCTGAATACTATCCAATGCGTACAAGAGTGCGACGCAACAAAAGCATCATTTATATTCTTCAGCCCGGCTCAAAAATGCTTCTGTTCAATACATGCTTCTTGAACCTTTTAACTTGAATCTTCGTCTACTTACTAATCATCTTCACCACAGGAATGATCATCTCCTCCATGCTTACACCACCATGTTGAAATGTGTTCTTGTAATAGTTTACGTAATAATTGTAATTGTTTGGGTAACAAAGAAACCCATCTTCCTTTGCAAAAATGAAAGAAGAATTTACATTGGGCACAGGCAAACCTGCTTCATGCGGGTTGCGGAATGCAAGCACTTCTTTAGGTTCGTAATTTAAATTGCGGCCGTGTTTATAACGAAGGTTAGCAGTAGTTTGTTTATCGCCGATAACTTTATAAGGTGTCTTCACACGCACACTACCATGGTCCGTAGCAAGCACTATATTAATTTTCTTATCTGCGATTTTTTTCAATGCCTGGTACAACGGGCTGTGTTCAAACCAGCTTTTTGTAATGCTTCTGTAGCTTCTTTCATCGGCAGCCAATTCTTTCAGCACTTCCATTTCTGTGCGTGCATGGCTAAGCATATCAACAAAATTGTAGATGATAATATTCAGGTCGTTTCGTAAAAGGTTGTGAATATTATTTACCAGTTGCTGACCATCGTTATGATTCACCACTTTTGTATAACTGAACTTTATATCATCCCTGTTCAAACGCTTTAGCTGGCCTTTAAAAAACTCTTCTTCAAACAAATTCTTACCACCTTCATCATCATCATTTTTCCATTGCACCGGATATTTCTTTTCAATATCTACCGGTAGTAATCCTGCACAGATAGCATTCCTGCTGTATTGTGTGGCGGTAGGCAATATGCTGTAAAAAGTTTCTTCTTCCAGTATGCGGAACGTTTCTGCAAAAATCGGTTGTATGGTTTTCCATTGATCATAACGTAAGTTATCAATGAGTATAAAAAATGTTGGTGTGCCTTTTTCAACATGCGGTAAAACTTTTCTTTTAAAAAGATCATGGCTCATTACGGGCGCATCAGGAGCTTTAGGATTTAACCAGCCTGCATAGTTTCTTGAAATAAATTTAAAAAATTCTGTATTGGCCTCCTGCTTTTGAGATTGCAATACTTCACGCATTTCAGGGCTTTCGCTCTTTTCCATTTCAAGTTCCCAATACACCAGTTTTTTATAAATATCCATCCATTCGTTGTAATCAGGGTTGCTGTTCAACGCCATGAATAAATTACGAAACTGTTGCTGGTAAGCCGTGTTGGTTTTTTCAGAAACCAGTCTTTTATTATCAATGATCTTTTTTAAACTAAGCAATACCTGATTCGGATTCACAGGCTTAATCAAATAGTCTGTAATCTGGCTGCCAATTGCATCATCCATCAGGTTCTCTGTTTCATTTTTTGTGATCATTACAACCGGTATCTGGCTATTCACTTCTTTTATCTTCTGTAATGTTTCCAGGCCTGTAATGCCGGGCATCGTTTCATCAAGCAACACCACATCAACTGCATTATCCCTT
Coding sequences within it:
- the hemB gene encoding porphobilinogen synthase — encoded protein: MYLQRRNRILRKSAPVRSLVSETTLTPNDFIVPLFIDEGENVKTEIASMPGYYRNSLDVTVKEVKELWSMGLKCVLLFVKAKDELKDNTGKEAWNADGLMQRSIKAIKDTCPEMVVMTDVALDPYSSYGHDGIVKDGEIVNDETVDALVKMSVSHAVAGADFVAPSDMMDGRIGAIREGLEESGFTKVGIMAYSAKYASCFYGPFRDALDSAPGFGDKKTYQMNYANRLEAIKETLQDVEEGADIVMVKPALAYLDIIREVKNAVNVPVSAYNISGEYAMIKAAAKMGWIDENKAIIETLTSMKRAGADLIATYFAKDAVMLLG
- a CDS encoding DUF4136 domain-containing protein encodes the protein MKKYIFFALLITSCSTTKVSNTESAPNVDFNDYKTFDFYKLHASGDTISANFISSTLLLQNAIARELEKRGCERSEANPDILINIGLVVKEKVQTRETNLMTDPPLYIGQRNYKWESKEIETGRYRVGTMTLDIVDAKKNMMIWTGAVEDVVPEKSSKFQTAIDKGVAALFKHYPVAVK
- the hemF gene encoding oxygen-dependent coproporphyrinogen oxidase: MHVKNTWIHFIHQLQDDICAALEACDGKAKFIEDKWERPEGGGGITRVIANGNVFEKGGVNTSVVHGEVSTEMRNQLKIFGSTWFACGLSLVIHPLNPMVPTVHCNYRMFELYNERGDVLDRWFGGGTDLTPYYLFEEDAIHFHRTYKNACDKFDASFYTQFKETCDNYFVNWHRDKERRGIGGIFYDYKRPDAKQDIQFWMDLAKACGYGFIDAYVPIVERRKNLAYTDAQKHWQEIRRGRYVEFNLVHDRGTLFGLKTNGRIESILMSLPPTVRFEYNYQPTPGSEEDKLLQACLHPRDWLKEDEEATIVWAKKSNTC
- the hemL gene encoding glutamate-1-semialdehyde 2,1-aminomutase yields the protein MNISNSKQLFERAQHSIPGGVNSPVRAFKSVGGTPLFIKHAKAAYLYDADDNKYIDYIASWGPMILGHAYEPVVKAIQEQAVYSTSYGAPTELEIKMAELIKSMVPNVDLIRMVSSGTEACMSAIRVARGYTGKNKIIKFEGCYHGHADSFLVKAGSGVATFNIQTVPGVTAGVSADTLTCAYNDLAAVERLVEENKGEVAAIIVEPVAGNMGCIIPQPGFLEGIRKICDAENIVFIFDEVMNGFRLALGGAQEKLGIDADLITYGKVIGAGMPVGAFGGKKHIMEVVSPLGSVYQAGTLSGNPIAMIAGYTLLSILKEQPQLLKELDDKTAYLKEGLDKVLKASGTPYVINHLGSMLSIHFSDHPVTDFASAASANNELFKKYFHAMLDRGVYLPPSAFESWFLNNALTKKDLDHTIKAAEESLKEIL
- the porX gene encoding T9SS response regulator signal transducer PorX, translated to MALATILWVDDEIESLQSQKLFLENKGYDVQTLTNGFEAIDFVRDNAVDVVLLDETMPGITGLETLQKIKEVNSQIPVVMITKNETENLMDDAIGSQITDYLIKPVNPNQVLLSLKKIIDNKRLVSEKTNTAYQQQFRNLFMALNSNPDYNEWMDIYKKLVYWELEMEKSESPEMREVLQSQKQEANTEFFKFISRNYAGWLNPKAPDAPVMSHDLFKRKVLPHVEKGTPTFFILIDNLRYDQWKTIQPIFAETFRILEEETFYSILPTATQYSRNAICAGLLPVDIEKKYPVQWKNDDDEGGKNLFEEEFFKGQLKRLNRDDIKFSYTKVVNHNDGQQLVNNIHNLLRNDLNIIIYNFVDMLSHARTEMEVLKELAADERSYRSITKSWFEHSPLYQALKKIADKKINIVLATDHGSVRVKTPYKVIGDKQTTANLRYKHGRNLNYEPKEVLAFRNPHEAGLPVPNVNSSFIFAKEDGFLCYPNNYNYYVNYYKNTFQHGGVSMEEMIIPVVKMISK
- a CDS encoding YciI family protein, which codes for MFIIELTYKVPLAEADTHMASHIEFLEKYYKSGHFIASGRKEPRDGGIIFAKASGRKRVEEIIAEDPFNKLGIADYRIIEFKATKKVKAYDAFGGEEE